A window of the Dermacentor variabilis isolate Ectoservices unplaced genomic scaffold, ASM5094787v1 scaffold_12, whole genome shotgun sequence genome harbors these coding sequences:
- the LOC142566393 gene encoding G-protein coupled receptor 83-like, with amino-acid sequence MDGFANGTWSSPEDLCDDAEQKANLSALCSLLRNLSLEARPLLRQPRDLLVILLYGLVVLVSVFGNALVCHVVFYSRKMRTKTNVLIANLAVSDLLMTTLTIPLSASRFLLDNWPFGEALCYLAPFLQVTFVYVSTLSMAWIACDRYSVIVYPLRLRRLCPSHRAIACIWTLAGALSLPHAVFNRVVSLFTYRPLVRCQVQYPPPPAEFRKWLTLATFLTQYVLPLTLTALMYSRVSYALWSRKALGATTREQQAWHTRSKRKSLKMLVLVVLCFAVCWLPLNVYHLVAHFRADDGPDRHNSSLFIFFHWLAMSSVCCNPFIYCWLNNKFRQGALACFTCLLHCTHRRRLHQSLMKPASLASRGQSAKRSSTLRSTSVGSTNKTTSV; translated from the coding sequence ATGGACGGCTTCGCCAACGGCACGTGGTCATCGCCCGAGGATCTGTGCGATGACGCGGAGCAGAAGGCCAACCTGAGCGCGCTGTGCTCGCTGCTGCGCAACCTGTCTCTCGAGGCGCGACCGCTGTTGCGGCAGCCGCGTGACCTGCTCGTCATCCTGCTCTACGGCCTCGTCGTCCTCGTGTCCGTGTTTGGCAACGCGCTCGTGTGCCACGTGGTGTTCTACTCGCGCAAGATGCGCACCAAAACAAATGTACTCATCGCCAACCTCGCCGTGTCAGATCTGCTCATGACCACGCTGACAATCCCGCTGAGCGCGTCACGGTTCCTGCTCGACAACTGGCCATTCGGCGAGGCGCTATGCTACCTCGCGCCATTTCTGCAAGTGACGTTCGTGTACGTATCGACGCTTAGTATGGCGTGGATTGCGTGCGACCGCTACAGCGTCATCGTTTACCCGCTGCGCCTGAGGCGCCTTTGCCCGAGCCACCGGGCCATCGCGTGCATCTGGACGCTGGCTGGCGCCCTGTCGTTGCCGCACGCCGTTTTCAACCGGGTCGTGTCACTGTTCACTTACCGGCCGCTGGTGCGCTGCCAGGTGCAGTATCCGCCACCGCCAGCAGAGTTCCGCAAGTGGCTTACGCTGGCTACCTTCCTCACGCAGTACGTGTTGCCACTCACGCTCACCGCCCTCATGTACAGCCGCGTGAGCTACGCGCTGTGGTCGCGCAAAGCGCTCGGCGCGACCACGCGCGAGCAGCAGGCCTGGCACACGCGCTCCAAGCGCAAGTCGCTTAAGATGCTCGTGCTGGTAGTCTTGTGCTTCGCCGTCTGCTGGCTGCCGCTGAACGTGTATCACCTCGTGGCCCACTTCCGTGCCGATGACGGGCCCGACCGGCATAACTCGAGCCTCTTCATCTTCTTCCACTGGCTGGCCATGAGCAGCGTCTGCTGCAATCCGTTCATCTACTGCTGGCTTAACAACAAGTTCCGCCAGGGTGCGCTGGCCTGCTTCACTTGCCTGCTGCACTGCACGCACCGCAGGCGGCTACACCAGTCGCTCATGAAGCCAGCCTCCCTGGCCAGCCGAGGTCAATCGGCCAAGCGCAGCTCGACCCTGCGAAGCACATCCGTGGGCTCCACCAACAAGACCACTTCGGTTTGA